gcggagccccgaagaattgttgcttttgaactgtggtgttggagaagacttgagagtcccttagactgcagggagatcaaacgagtcgatcctaaaggaactTTAGGAACCACGTGACCCCGGGTGGGAGAAATGAATGGGAGAAGGCCTTCACTCACCAGCAGCACGGGGAGAGTTGATaccactgtgtatgtgtgtgtgtctgtgtgtatgtgttgtgtttgtgtgtgtctgtgtgtatctgtgtgtatatgggCTGCTTCAGTTCTCCTACTCCTGTGGGCCACAGGACTACAGTTCCCAGGGGCCCCTGCTCCAGGCTGCTGGCCCCTAGCCAAAGCTGGCCTGTAACCTGACCATCCCTCTTGAAAGGTCACTTCAGAGCTCCTTGAGGGACAGCAACAGGGGGAGCTCTGAGTGGCTGGACTTcggtgggggatgggatgggggcagTGGCCCTGCCTCAGGCGACCTCTCCCATACCACCTCTCCTGGAACTGAGAGTCCCGGTCCCCCTTTTCTCAGATGCCCAGTGTCCTCCGCTAGCTTCACCTTTTCTGCTCTGGGCACCCTGATGCCCTGTGCAGGTGGCCTTCAGCCACAACATGTGTCCTTCCCACCCAAGGGTAGGGCCACCATAGAAGCTTGACCAGAGAGCATCCCGCCCGTGGTGTGCAGCCCATTGTGTGAAAGTTGAGAACCGAAGCCAAGCTGCTGTGCTGGAGGCTGGGCCTCCCGACACCTGCCCTCTTTGACAGCCTCCTCGgcctctccaaggagccctgatTGAGGGCCCACAGTCAGGCCCCATCCTTCATCCATAACCCGAATTCAGGGCAGCCTTGGCCAAAGTCACAGCCGAGTCGCTCCAGGTAAGTCTCGGGCCTCTGGAGCCAGCACTCTGACTGCTGCATCCTGACTCCGACCCTGCACAAGGCCGGCCGGGGGACAGAAGACAGCAGACCCCAGTGCCAGTGTGCGAGAGGCCTGGAGGAAGTGGGTCAGTGCAGGGCTGCGAGGGAGCCAGgctggccctggccctgccctgcccctcctctcctccgCTCACCCCAAAATAGCTCCCTAAGGAGCCGGGCCAAGACCCTCCCAtcgagggagggggtggggcaagCTGCCCTGAGCCAGGCTTTAAAGCACCAGCTGGCCGGGGATCTCCACTCCCTGGTTGGAGGCACCGCTCAGGCCGCCCGTCTGCACAAGCCAGTCCGGCCCACCCTCTCGCAGCCATGTCCCGGCCCCTGACAGACCAGGAGAAGAGAAAGCAGATCAGCGTGCGTGGCCTGGCCGGTGTGGAGAATGTGACCGAGCTGAAGAAGAACTTCAACCGTCACCTACACTTCACCCTCGTGAAAGACCGCAATGTGGCCACCCCGAGAGACTACTACTTCGCGCTGGCCTACACGGTGCGCGACCACCTCGTGGGCCGCTGGATCCGCACGCAGCAGCACTACTATGAGAAGGACCCCAAGGTGCGGCTTGGGGCACCCCGGGTGGGGAGTGGGCTGGGGGCCCTGCCTGGGGGCTGGGAGATCTGGGCCAAGTTGAGCAGCCCCTCCCGGGGTCAGGACTTCCTGCAGCAAAAGAAAGGGTGCCTCCAGGCTCCTGAGGTTGGATGATTCAGGGGTGCCAGGTGCAATGGGTGCTGGGACCCATTCTCCCAGGGGGAGAAACCTGGAGAGAGAGGCAGCTCAGGGGCCTCGGGTCAGGTAGGCTGGTTGCAAAGGCTCAGCGCTCAGTCAGAGAATGGAGAAGCTGCTGGGGGTGAGCGGGAAGACCCTGCAGCCTGGGCTGGATCCTAAGTGGAAGAACATTCTACCTAACGCGTGTGTGGTGTGCTGGTGTGCCGGGTGGGGCACAGCTGGGGTGGCGAGATCAAGTGTCTGTTGGGGTCACTGGTAAATGTCAGCAACCTAACACTGCTGGgcaagggtgggggaggggtggggcggggaccCAGGAAACCAGGAGACCAGGCACCATCAGCATCCTGGATACTAGAGTCTCTCCGCCCCCCTTCTTGGGACTGAGGCTTGAGGGCCAAGGGGAGCTGGACACTGCAAGGAAGGGAGATGGCCGACTCTAGCCCTGAGtcattgtgtgaccttgagccaaTGACTTCTGTCTCTGGGCCTGGTCTCCCCTTTTCGGGAGCACTTGGTGGTGCTTCCCTGTGTCCTGACTTCCTGATGGGCTCTTGGCAGGACTGCGGGCGAAGGAAGGGGTTCCCAGCTCTCCTAAGCACCTCAGCCCCCTGAGGTGGATATggccccatttttcagatgaagaaactgaggctcagagaagaaaaGTGATTTGTCCAAAGTCAGAAGAAATGCTGGGACCAGTATCTTACCTGCTGGGTCCCAAAGCCTGAGAAGGCAGGCAAACTGGAGGCAGGGCTGGAACCCACTGGGGCCTAGGAGTGGGGCAGGAGGTATGAGAGGTGCAGGCCCAACTGGGCCTGGCTGAATGTCAGGGGGGTGGCCTTGACCCTCCTTCCCCTACCCCTCCCCGTCTGTTTCTCTGGACAGAGGATCTACTACCTGTCTCTGGAATTCTACATGGGCCGGACGCTGCAAAACACCATGGTGAACCTGGCGTTGGAGAACGCCTGTGACGAGGCCACCTACCAGGTGTGTAGGGGTGGGCGAGCCTTCAGGATTGGGGGATTGACCTGTTGGCCCTTGGCCCTGACTTCTGTTATACCCTCCCACCTCTAGCTGGGCCTGGACATGGAGGAGCTGGAGGAAATCGAGGAGGACGCAGGACTGGGCAACGGGGGCCTGGGCCGGCTGGCGGGTAAGTGAGCAGGGTGCCAGGGGACTGGACAAAAGTGTACCTTTGGGTTGGGTCTCTGACATCCACCTCCGTGCACACCCCTAGCCTGCTTTCTGGACTCAATGGCAACACTGGGCCTGGCTGCCTATGGCTACGGGATCCGCTATGAGTTTGGGATTTTTAACCAGAAGATCTCTGGGGGTTGGCAGGTGAGTGACCTTGGGCCCTGGCCTTGTGGTTATAATGAAGATGgctatttgttcattcatctgcACATAGATCCCAAAGCAGTCCCAGCCTGGGTGGAGAGCATCCTTGCCCCTTCTCCCTGGCCCCAAGCCAGCTGTCAGCTCCTGGGATAGGAGGTCCATGGCTGTAGAATGTCTCAGACTCTTATACACACACCGAGCCCCCGTGGATCTTCCACCAGACTGGGGGCCCACCTACCCCAGAGCCGGTCATTCACGCCCTCCCTGTATAGGGCACACCAGGGCTGCGGGCTCCTGCTATACCCACCACCTGCTGTGGTGTGAGCCTGGCTCTGACTCTGCCTTCCTTTCTCCCCTGACCCGCCTTCGGTTCAGATGGAGGAGGCTGATGACTGGCTTCGCTACGGCAACCCCTGGGAGAAGGCCCGCCCCGAGTTCACGCTGCCGGTGCACTTCTATGGCCGAGTGGAACACACCAGCCAGGGGGCCAAGTGGGTGGACACACAGGTGAGGGGGAAGCCAGGGAGCAGGGGGAAGATCTAGtgaggcagggggaggaggagtggAGGTTCTGGAGGAAACAGGGAGACGCAAAGAAAGAGCCTGGAAGCTACTGGACCGAGTGCTATTTGGTAACGGAGGCCACAGAGGAGTTAAGTGACTTacttgaggtcacacagctggaaccCAGAGAGGCTGGAGACAGGGTCGCAGGGGAGCCAGACGACGTGAagagctgggaggaggagggacacTGCCCTGCTCTACCACTGCTCctcgcctgacctgcctcctctcCACCCAGAATAATCACAGTCTCGGCTCCCCTGCATGTCTGAGCTGGGGGCTTGATGGGAAATAAACCAACAGCCCAAAAAGGGGGACAGGAGAGAAAACTAAAGCCTAGGAAAGGCAAATGACATGTTCAAGGCCATAGAGCTGGTCGGCGGGAGCCTACCGCTAACCCAGGTGTCCAAACCCCGGCTCTGCCACCAGTCCTTCTGCTGTGGCTGCAGCTCACCGGCCTCCAGATGGCTGACAGCATCCTCAAGGCTTTCGGAACCGGGAGTTTGTTCCGCTGTCATCCACGCTAAGGTCCCGCCGGGCTCCGGCCGTCCTCCTAGCTGTATGCTCTTCGGCCAGTCCATcctctctctgagctgcagcattTGCTCTGCTCCAGTCAGGGGCTACTTAatgctggggagggaggtgtggctGCACCCCTTTCTCTGTGGTAGCTGGCAGTTATTGGCAGCAATTATTGATGTTTGCGGGcttttccagtggctcagtggtaaagactgcttgcaatgcaggagaacgggttcgatccctgggtttggaagatcccctagagggaggcatggcaacccactccagtattcttgcctggagaatcccgtggacagaggagcctggtggactacagtccatagggttgcaaaaagttggacacaactcagagacTTAGCattcagcatgcatgcacattgaTGTTTGCTAATTGTGGGAGGTGGGGCCAGCATTAGTCACTGCTAATTAGCCCCGTGGTTAACCTTTGGATGGACTTGACCTCTCTGACCCCCTCAGCCAGGCCCCATGATACCCCAGTCCTTCCAGGAGTCCAGAGGGTCCTCTAGGTTGTGCTCAGGGCAGGTGGCCAGAGCATCCCCACCCTGGCAGAGCAGCCACCAACAGAGGCCCACCTTGGTCTCTGAGCTCATCCCTGCCTCCTCCTAGAATCCTGACAACAGCCCAGCAAGGAGGGCCGGCAGGGGTGTGGGGAGGCACCGGGATGTCCTCTCTTTatggctgaggcccagagaggttggtAGGGTTGCTTGTGGTCCAGAGTTGGGACTGGAACCAGGGGTTGGGGGTTGGCGGAGCGCAGGGACAAAGCATGCAGTTCCAGCTCTCAGGGCCTCTTAGACACAGCAGATGCCCACCTCTTAACCACAGGCTGGGTGTCCCACAGGTGGTGTTGGCCATGCCTTACGACACGCCCGTGCCTGGCTACCGCAACAACGTCGTCAATACCATGCGCCTGTGGTCTGCCAAAGCCCCCAATGACTTCAACCTCAAGGACTGTGAGTTCAGCCGGAGTCAGCAGCCCCCTCCCATTGTTGTCCCCCCTCGACCCAAGCCTGACCCTGTTCCCACTTTTGTCCCTTAGTCAATGTGGGTGGCTACATCCAGGCTGTGCTGGACCGCAACCTGGCTGAGAACATCTCTCGGGTCCTATACCCCAACGACAACGTATGTTACCCCCTGGGCTGGGGACAGGAAGCCAGAGTGCgtgggagagggcaggagggggAGTGACACCTGCTGGTGCCCTAGTCACACTCAGGGCATTTTGCTGGCCCCTGAGTGTCCTGTGCTTCCCCCCAGTTCTTTAAGTGTGAGGATGCTTGGATCCGGGGGTGTAGCCCTCCCTCCTGACCCAACTGCATTGCTGCTTCTTGGCGGAGAAAGACTCTTGGGTCCCTGAGGTGGAGCAGTTCAGGGCTCAGGAATCTCGGGGTGGGTGGGAGTCTCTCCTGGCCACGCCCACGCAGTGTTAGACCACGCCCACCACCTTGACTCCGCCCCACCTCTCCCTGTCCTCAGTTCTTTGAGGGGAAGGAGCTGCGGCTGAAGCAGGAGTACTTCGTAGTGGCTGCCACGCTCCAGGACATCATCCGCCGCTTCAAGTCCTCCAAGTTTGGCTGCCTCGACCCTGTGCGCACCAACTTCGATGCCTTCCCGGATAAGGTACCAGGCCCCAGGGAGGGTCGGTCTCTACACCTCCTGTGAGTGGtgccttccctcccacctccagcctcAGCTTGCAacgcccattttatagatggggaggtggaggctgggggtgggtgtGAGGGTTATCTGCTTGAGAATCCTCAGTATAATccactctcctctccctcctgctccaCAGCTGCTCCCATGAGGGCCTCCACCTAGAGAACCACAAGGGGCCTTGGGCAGGGGGTGCTCAGTAGGGGCAAAGGACAGTGACCATAGTCTTGGGCCCAGATTGACTGCAACCGccctccaccctccccccccccccccaggtggCCATCCAGCTCAATGACACCCACCCCTCCTTGGCCATCCCTGAGCTGATGAGGATTCTGGTGGACCAGGAGCGACTGGAGTGGGAAAAGGTAGGCTTCGGGGCCCTCCCCCACTCCTGCCTCACCCTCTCCATCTCAGGGTTCCCTTCCCACTCTGGGGAGGACATAGATGTGGGTGGAGCCCCCACTGAACACGGTGGTGTGAGGCCCAGAGGCGGGTGTCCTAGAACCTGGCCTGGCAGCGGCAGGGCTAGGGCTCTTGGCTGCACAGTGTGTGTGGAGAGCCTTCCGGCTTAAGCCCCGGGGgctcctgcctccccatcccacctgtcAGGCATGGGAAGTGACTGTGAAGACTTGTGCCTACACCAACCACACGGTGCTGCCCGAGGCCCTGGAGCGCTGGCCTGTGCACCTCATAGAGACCCTGCTGCCGCGGCACCTCCAGATCATCTATGAGATCAACCAGCGCTTCCTTAACGTGAGTGGAGAAggcctggggtggagggtgggggcgtGGAGGGCCTGGTGAAGTCTATGGGCGGAGATCTGGGGGTAGGGGCTGGGGACCGGTGTTCTGGGTCCCCGTCCTAGCTCTGGTCTCCCCCGGCACAGCGGGTGGCGGCCGCGTTCCCAGGGGATGTAGACAGACTGCGGCGCATGTCGCTGGTGGAGGAGGGCGCGGTGAAGCGCATCAACATGGCACACCTGTGCATTGCCGGGTCTCATGCCGTCAATGGCGTGGCTCGCATCCACTCGGAGATCCTCAAGAAGACCATGTGAGACCCGCTCCCCAGACTCCGCCCCTCCAGCTGGGCCCCGCCCCACTGCCCGGTACTGGCCTCTCAGAGCCGCCCTCTGCTGGCCCCTTCCACAGTAGCATGGCTCTTACAAGGGTCATAGGCTTGCTATCCGGTCCAGTCCCGTTCTGGGATGTCCACTCTTAGACACAGCATCCCCCTTCACCTCCAGGACCCTTTCATCAAGAAATCAGGGTAGGGGCCCCAGGGAGAAGACTCTCATTCCACAGGGGTGACTGATGCCCTTCCAACCCTATCCTGTAGCTTCAAGGACTTCTACGAGCTGGAGCCTCATAAATTCCAGAATAAGACCAATGGGATCACCCCTCGGCGCTGGTTGGTTATGTGTAACCCTGGGCTGGCAGAAGTCATTGCTGAGGTGAGAAGTCATGTATGGCCAGTAGGGGTCAACACAGTCACTGCAGGCTGCAGCCGGGTGTGGCTGTGTATGTGGTTCACTGTAGGGCGCCCAGTTGAGGACTGAAATCCATCCTGCGCGGCATTCCCAAGCCTTGCATGTGTCTGGAGGAGGGAAACTGTCTTTTTATGTGAGCTAATGGAGGCCCTGGCTGTGAAGGTCAACCTGAGGAAGTTCATAGCCTAATGGAGGGTTATCAGCAGGTCACATCTTAAGTAAGACCAGAAAGGGGCAGAGATTGCAGGCCCTCAAAGTTACTGCCTGTCAGAGGAAAAGGCCAGGATGAGGGTCTGTGGGGGTCAGATGGGCGTCAGCCATCCGAGCTCAAggtcaggaaggaaggaaagatgtgTGGACATGCCCTTCCCCCCAGGTGGGAGGCTGCAGAAGAAGGCACTGTCTGCAGTGGACTGTGCTTGTTTGACCTGGAAAAGGACCCCTTTGTGAAGGAGGACGGGGGAGGCCATGGGCCTAACTGAGCGCCATCTCCCTACAGCGCATCGGAGAGGAATACATCGCGGACCTGGATCAGCTGCGCAAACTGCTCTCCTACGTGGACGATGAATCCTTTATCCGGGATGTGGCCAAAGTGAAGCAGGTGAGGAGCAGCGCTGCAACCTGGGACAGACACCTGTGCTGGGGCCAGAGTGGAGAGTGCTGGAGGGGCTGGATGTCCAGGTCAGGAATGGCCCATGGAGCCCTTCTCTCCTGCAACCTCAGGCCATGGTAGAAGTTGCCTGGAATCAGTCCATGGTGGGAAGGCATCATCTGACCTCACTGAAAGACTGCTGACGTTGCTTAGCAATGTCTGTCCTGATGCAGGAGTGGATGAAGGTGGCAAGGGGGCCTTCTATCCTCACCTTATTGGGAAGGAAATGAGACTGTAGGATTTCCTGAGGCTGAGGCCTATTGGTGagctcttccccttctcctgccttcaggaaAACAAGTTAAAGTTCTCTGcctacctggagaaggaatacaAAGTCCACATCAACCCCAACTCGCTCTTCGATATCCAGGTGAAGCGGATTCACGAATATAAACGCCAGCTCCTCAACTGCCTCCATGTCATCACACTGTACAACCGTAAGTGGCAGGCTTCCCTCTGGCTCCTGTTCCTGCCTCTGTGTACCTCCCAGCGTACCACATACTTCTCCATCCACATCTCCTTTGGACTCAGGGCAACTCTTGGGACACAGAattatcccatttcacagatgggcaaaccgaggctcagagaggggggaCATGACAGATATGAGGTCACCAACCCAGCCCAAGTCAAGCCTACTATCGCCCAGCCCAGTCCTGGCTGGCTGGATGCCGTCAGGTGCTACAGCCCAGAGAGAAAACCTGGCCCACTCACTGGATCCCTCTGTTTCTCCATAGGTATCAAGAAGGAACCCAATAAGTTTTTTGTGCCTCGGACTGTGATGATTGGAGGGAAGGTGAGAGGCCGAGCCCAGATCATGGCTGTGGTCCTTTGATATCCAGGTTGAGGTCAGCTTGGTTGGGTTGCAGGATGGGGGTAGGAGGCCAGGCCGTGGAGCTGACCCCAAACTGTGCCCCCACAGGCCGCCCCTGGGTACCATATGGCCAAGATGATCATCAAACTCATCACAGCCATTGGGGATGTGGTCAACCATGACCCGGTGGTGGGAGACCGCCTCCGCGTGATCTTCCTGGAGAACTACCGAGTCTCACTGGCCGAGAAAGGTAGGATGCCGCCAGTGGGGACCCTAGGGAAGCTCtgatgagttcagtccctggaagAGATATTAATCTCCTCTTCCTGGGGTACTGGTACTTTAAAGAAGAATCTGGAGAGGACAATACTCAAATCATGAGGATGTTCCCTTAGTGGTGGAATGTCATGCAATATGGGATGAAATTATAGGGGAGAGGGGCCTCAGTAGTGCCCTTCAAATCACACAGTGGAGCTGGGGGGGTGGGAGGAGTCCAGGTTAGATCCCAGATGTTCAAGAATCAACAAGAGGTGGGGAGAGGTCAGTGAGAAGGAGACAGTTGGTGAAGACtggagggctggagggagggaacTCTAAATCTGGCCAGATCTGGGACCAGACTAACTTCAGAGCCTCCAGCTGACAGGGGGGCTCTTCCTGGAGCTGAGCGTGTCCCCTGCTGTCACCCCACAGTGATCCCGGCCGCTGACCTCTCCGAGCAGATCTCTACTGCAGGCACTGAAGCGTCAGGCACTGGCAACATGAAGTTCATGCTCAACGGGGCTCTGACCATTGGCACCATGGATGGGGCCAACGTGGAGATGGCAGAAGAGGCAGGAGAGGAGAACTTCTTCATCTTCGGCATGCGGGTGGAGGACGTGGAAAGGCTTGACCAGAGAGGGTATGGGCTGCAGAGTTCATAGTCCATGGGCAGGAGGCGCCAAGGTGGGACTGCTGGAGGGTAGAGCTGGGAGTGAGAGGCACAACCGGGAAGGCTGGTCCGGGATGCGCaaggtctttttttaaatttatttggctgccttgggtcttagttgcagcatgtgggatcttggttgcgtcatgtcatgtgggatcttttgttgtagCGCACGAACTCTctagactctctagttgtgtttcGAGGGCTTGCTTGctctgaggcttgtgggatcttaattccccaaccagggatcaaacctgcgtccccgcCATTacagggtggattcttaacctctggaccaccagggaagtcccagtacaaGGTCTTAGTTATGGCCATCACAAGTCTAGAAAACTTTTGAGATAGCATAACAAATAAGAtgaatgaaatgagaaaagacaGAAGTAACACAGAGTtgaaggaaaagggagagaaaataatACCCACCCAAATTAATAATATCATTTCTGGAATTGAGAGTAAAATGAAATTCTCAGCTCCCTGGCAGCCATGGCAAAAAGGGAAACATGAGTACAGTAGTTATACCTGGGCTTGTGGTCAGAAATGCAGATCTTCAGAGATGATCTTCCTGGCattacatttttaacattttactttaaaatatgattttttttttcttagcatagAAGCAGGCCATACTCATTAATTGGAAAAATACAAAgctacagagaagaaaacaactgTTGTTCATAATCTCATCCCCCAGATTTAAAgtcacagttttctttttcttcatgtatttatatgtgtgtgtgtatatatatatatatatggtttttaaaaaatttaattttttggctgcaccgtgctgcatgtgggatcttagttccctgaccaggggtagaaccagtgtcccctgcattgggagcatggagtcaaccactggatcaccagggaagtccctatgtagtttttaaaagttggaaATAATGTATGTACAATATTGAATCCTGTTATCTTAACATTGGTGAAGCATTTTCTATGTCAtagtctttcaaatattttaaatgtttgtataGCATTCCATCCTATGGATATACCATACTTATTTAACTAATTCCATATGGTTGGACATGAAGGTTGATTTTCCTCATTTGTTAGTATAAATGTCCCTTTGATGACCAGTCTTTTACACTGATGTCCAcatctctgattatttccttaagaTAATTATTGTGCTtgctatgtgctaagtcgcttcagtcccatccgactcttgtgaccctatagactgtagcctgccaggttcctctgtccatggagttctctaggcaagcatactagagtgagttgccatgcccttctccaggggaccttcccgactcaaggatcaaaccattgtctcctgtgtctccctcattgcacacagattcttgactgctgagtcactggggaagcccaagataatTATTAGAAGGGGATATTTCTGAGTCAAAAAAGTATGTGTTCTTAAAGCTCCTGATACACATTGTCAAATTGTTTCCGAGAAAGTTGGTACCAGTTTACACTCAGCTTACAAGAGCGGGCACTAAATATTAAGAAGAATCTCTCCTGTGGGGTTGACTAGAAAGTTCAGACTTGGTCCTTTGGACAAGAGGGAAATGTGAAATGTTTTGAGCAAAGTCCAACATGTTCAGAACTAGACTCCAAACAGACACTTTTGGCTGCAGGATGGAGGCTcgactggagaaaggaatgtccAGTTGGGGGAACAGTGTGGGGCTGGCACCAGACGGCAGGGGGAGTCCCCTACAGCAGGCCAGTGCTGGGGACGGGGGTTAGGGACACTGTTGAGGAGGAGGCCATGGTTTCTGGTtggaagaggggagggaaggagatgaAACTGGTCTGGAGAGATTTGAACCTGGGTGACTTGGGGAGTGATTGTGCTGCCCCAGGAAGTCGTTGGGTAGGAAGTAGTTCCTACCCCAGGGGAGGAAATTTGGTGCCAGGACAGTGATGAGCGTGGCTGGACAGTTTGAGTTTAAGGATATTCCTCAGGATGTACCTGTTGGCTCCTCCTGGAGCCTGAAAGTGAGGCCAGGGATGGACTCAGGATGGTGGGGAAGAAAAGCCATTTATGGAGGAAACAGACCTGCTGGGAGACAGTGGTGGTGTGTGGGAAGAAGAGTGGAAGGACTTCTGGAGCAAGTGCCACAGCTGTAGGGAGGACAGTAGCAGGCTGGACCTGAGTTTTCACTCTGGGGCTTGGAACTTCCTGGATATTTGCTGGGGGAGGAGCCAGGAACCCTTTTCCGTGGTGCCGACTATGGCTCTTCCCCCACAGGTACAACGCCCAGGAGTATTATGACCGGATTCCTGAGCTTCGGCATGTCATTGACCAACTGAGCAGTGGCTTCTTCTCCCCCAAACAGCCTGACCTATTCAAGGACATTGTCAACATGCTCATGCACCATGACCGGTGAGCTGGCGGGCCAGGGACCTGCACACATGGGGTTGTGGGGCTGAATAGGGCTCAGGAGCGGTGGAGAGGCTGGACAGGGCTTTGGGGCAGTTGCGGCCACATTCCTTTGGAAGTAGCATCACTGTCTAGGTCCCCAGGAATCCAATAGGACAGGATAGACTTGGCCCTCGACCCCAGGAGACTTCCCCACTTCTCCACTCCCCTCCAGGTTTAAAGTCTTTGCGGATTATGAAGAGTACATTAAATGCCAGGAGAGAGTCAGTGCCCTGTACAAGGTGAGGGGTCCTGGGCCAGGGGTTGGCAGGGCTTTGGTGGCCCTGGTTGGGATGAGGTGGAAGGTGGGGATCCCACCTGCAGAGCAAACCCAGAACTTCCTTGTGGCCTCTAGAACCCGAGAGAATGGACGCGGATGGTGATCCGGAACATAGCTACCTCTGGCAAGTTCTCCAGTGACCGCACCATTGCCCAGTACGCCAGGGAGATCTGGGGCGTGGAGCCGAACCGCCAGCGCATGCCGGCCCCAGATGAGAAGATCTGAGCCTCTAGACCAGACCCAAACCTGCCCCTGAGTCTGTTTGCAGTCGCTTGGGCCAGCTCCAGCTCCTCGTCCAGAGGGTGGGGTGCTGGAGTTAGATCTCTAACCCTCTTCTTGGAACCCCCATTTCCCATCAGCCTCGAGCGCCCAGTGTTCAGCGTGACGAAGGACACTGCTCCCATCCTGTCCTCGggctccccagcccctcctgttTACGGGTCTGACCAACTGCACCCACTCCCTAATAAATTGATTCTCCTGGGGAGCCTCCTTACTCCCCTCTCTGCTAGGAAATATTTTTAGCTCTGGGCGGCACAGCAGCCGCGCAATCACCGTGCCTTAGCCCCAGCCGCGGCAGGTGCATCCCCTCAAAAGGGGGGCGGCCTGTGGGGGTGGGGCCCGGGACTCTCCTGCCGGCTTCCAGGCGTCACCCTGCACGCCTCTCCTCCCAGTGCTGTGTCCATACTAGGTCAGCGGCCCGCGAGGCTGGCCGGGGGCGTGGCGTCCGCCCGGGTGGGGCCCACCCGGGACGGGAGCGGGGCCTTAGGCTGAGGCCTCCCGCACCGCCGAAGGAAGATCCACGCTGTCGGGGGCCGGGGCTCAAGAGGGGGAGGAGCCCTCGGGTGGTTGGCGCCTTCTTGACTCCGCCCTTAGCCCCGCCCCACTGCGGCGTTTAAGGGTCT
Above is a genomic segment from Dama dama isolate Ldn47 chromosome 2, ASM3311817v1, whole genome shotgun sequence containing:
- the PYGM gene encoding glycogen phosphorylase, muscle form, translating into MSRPLTDQEKRKQISVRGLAGVENVTELKKNFNRHLHFTLVKDRNVATPRDYYFALAYTVRDHLVGRWIRTQQHYYEKDPKRIYYLSLEFYMGRTLQNTMVNLALENACDEATYQLGLDMEELEEIEEDAGLGNGGLGRLAACFLDSMATLGLAAYGYGIRYEFGIFNQKISGGWQMEEADDWLRYGNPWEKARPEFTLPVHFYGRVEHTSQGAKWVDTQVVLAMPYDTPVPGYRNNVVNTMRLWSAKAPNDFNLKDFNVGGYIQAVLDRNLAENISRVLYPNDNFFEGKELRLKQEYFVVAATLQDIIRRFKSSKFGCLDPVRTNFDAFPDKVAIQLNDTHPSLAIPELMRILVDQERLEWEKAWEVTVKTCAYTNHTVLPEALERWPVHLIETLLPRHLQIIYEINQRFLNRVAAAFPGDVDRLRRMSLVEEGAVKRINMAHLCIAGSHAVNGVARIHSEILKKTIFKDFYELEPHKFQNKTNGITPRRWLVMCNPGLAEVIAERIGEEYIADLDQLRKLLSYVDDESFIRDVAKVKQENKLKFSAYLEKEYKVHINPNSLFDIQVKRIHEYKRQLLNCLHVITLYNRIKKEPNKFFVPRTVMIGGKAAPGYHMAKMIIKLITAIGDVVNHDPVVGDRLRVIFLENYRVSLAEKVIPAADLSEQISTAGTEASGTGNMKFMLNGALTIGTMDGANVEMAEEAGEENFFIFGMRVEDVERLDQRGYNAQEYYDRIPELRHVIDQLSSGFFSPKQPDLFKDIVNMLMHHDRFKVFADYEEYIKCQERVSALYKNPREWTRMVIRNIATSGKFSSDRTIAQYAREIWGVEPNRQRMPAPDEKI